The following are encoded together in the Lathyrus oleraceus cultivar Zhongwan6 chromosome 3, CAAS_Psat_ZW6_1.0, whole genome shotgun sequence genome:
- the LOC127126803 gene encoding heavy metal-associated isoprenylated plant protein 21 translates to MGALYFLISNFCTSPNTKTKRKPMQTVEIKVKMDCDGCERRVRNAVATMKGVKSVEINRKQSKVTVNGFVDPNKVLKRIKRTGKKRAEFWPYVPQHVVTFPHLSGIYDKRAPAGYVKNAQTFPASMDTEEKLMSYFSEDNVNACSIM, encoded by the exons ATGGGTGCACTTTATTTCTTGATCTCAAACTTTTGCACTTCACCAAACACAAAAACCAAACGCAAACCAATGCAG ACAGTTGAGATCAAAGTGAAAATGGATTGTGATGGATGTGAAAGAAGAGTCAGAAATGCAGTGGCTACAATGAAAG GTGTGAAATCAGTGGAGATAAACAGAAAGCAAAGCAAAGTGACAGTGAATGGTTTTGTTGATCCAAACAAAGTGTTGAAGAGGATAAAAAGAACTGGAAAAAAGAGAGCTGAATTTTGGCCTTATGTTCCACAACATGTGGTAACCTTTCCTCATCTCTCAGGAATTTATGATAAAAGAGCACCAGCAGGATATGTAAAAAATGCACAAACATTTCCAGCATCTATGGATACAGAAGAGAAACTCATGTCCTATTTTAGTGAAGACAATGTTAATGCATGCTCCATCATGTAA